The following proteins are co-located in the Eleginops maclovinus isolate JMC-PN-2008 ecotype Puerto Natales chromosome 23, JC_Emac_rtc_rv5, whole genome shotgun sequence genome:
- the cxcl14 gene encoding C-X-C motif chemokine 14, which yields MHRCTAVLVLLVVAVYVFSAEAYKCRCTRKGPKIRYKDVQKLEIKPKHPFCQEKMIFVTMENVARFKGQEYCLHPKLQSTKNLVKWFRIWKDKHRVYEA from the exons ATGCATCGGTGCACAGCGGTGCTCGTTTTGTTAGTGGTGGCCGTATACGTCTTTAGCGCAGAAG CCTACAAGTGCAGGTGCACCAGAAAAGGGCCAAAGATCAGATACAAGGATGTGCAGAAGCTGGAGATCAAACCCAAACACCCGTTCTGCCAGGAGAAGATGATATT TGTGACGATGGAGAACGTGGCTCGGTTCAAAGGGCAGGAGTATTGTCTTCATCCCAAACTTCAGAGCACCAAGAATCTGGTCAAATGGTTCCGCATCTGGAAGGACAAGCACAG GGTGTATGAAGCCTAA